In the Arachis ipaensis cultivar K30076 chromosome B04, Araip1.1, whole genome shotgun sequence genome, agcttagtatggtagggtgttacattgtggtatcagagtagttcgttcctatagagcctgaaagacggACTTATTgtacttctgtgcattctctgtatatgtgtgtatgtgctattaggacatctgattgatatatatggcataaacgtttgtgagcatgcatttggaacttaaagcattagacctgcgatattgagactgatcaacttaatattaCTTGTTTGGTGCGTATtgggaccagatgtcgactcatggacgcggtcgcgggcgaggtagaggtagGACAGGCACCGTTACTCCTGCCCCCATAGGGActgatccagtagactttatggctgccctGGGAAATATGGCTGCAGCTATGCAGGCGACAGCTGAGGCATTGGGTAATCAGATAAACCATGGTAATCATGGGAATAATAATGATGAGGATGGTCCTATGACACTTGCTACATTTCTGAAAGTTCACCCTCCGACCTttaggggaacctcaaatcccacttatgcagataattggattcaGGATATGGAAAGGGCGTTACAGGCCCAACAGGTTCCTGAAGAGCAATGGGTTGAATTTGGAACTTATCAGTTGCAAGGTGAagctcagtattggtggcagAGAACACAACGTATCCTACAGCCTGATGGTGCTGCAATTTCTTGGGAGGTTTTCCGAACAGAattctataagaaatactttcctaattcagccagaaatgccaaggaacttgaattaatgcagTTAAAGCAGGGACAGATGACTATTGCTGAGTATACCAGCAAATTTGAAGAGTTATGTTGCTTTTCTCGTATCTGTCAAGGTGTGCCTGAAGATTTTGCTGAATGGAAAtgtattaagtatgaaggaggtcTTCGGAGTGATATTCTGAGCTTCGTTGCCCCAATGGAGATCAGGGTGTTTtctgaattggtgaataagagtagggtggctgaggATTGTGTGAGGAAGGCGGCAGCAGAGAAAGGGAGTTTGAGGGTGCCTTTTCAGAGGCCTTCAGGGAGGAATTTTGCTCCGAGAGGTAGGAATTTCAAGCGTGGAGGTTTTCTTCCGCAGCAGACTCAGGGTCAAGGTAATTACAGAAGGCCGAATACTAATGCTAGTCAaggaaaaaggtttgggaagcaaccACAGCAAGATCTGAATTGTCAGAAGTGCGGAAGGTATCACCCTGGAGTTCCGTGTAGATTGGGACTTGGACTATGCTATTCTTGTGGATAGCCTGGGCATATGGCCACCAATTTCCGGGAGAAGAAGAAATATGAGACTGGTAGAGTGCAGCAGCCAGGGAGAGTATACACCACTTCTACCATTTGTAAGgtccacatcggttggagaggggaacgaaacatgccttataagggtgtggatacctctccctagcatgacgcattttgacgagtgagtgtggggggcttaggctatcatccctttcgtcaaaggcaaaaccgtgaggccttgtgtgccaaagcggacaatatcgtgctagtgggtggtctgggctgttacagatggtatcagagccagaacccggatcgatgtgccagcgagggagctgggctcccttaggggggtagattataaggcccacatcggttggagaggggaacgaagcatgccttataagggtgtggatacctctccctagcatgacgcgttttgacgagtgagtgtggggggcttaggctatcatccctttcgtcaaaggcaaaatcgtgaggccttgtgtgccaaagcggacaatatcgtgctagcgggtggtctgggctgttacaccattggtgctgagggatctgagacactgattagaggaaattgtgaaatggctggtaaaatcttaaatgctttatttgattcaggagcgtctcattcatttattgcatttaaaaagacccatgagttaggattgagaaTGGTGGTTTTAGGTTATGATTTGAAAGTATATAACGCTACTCATGAAGCTATGGTGACTAGGATAGGATGTCCACAAGTTCTCTTTCGAGTACAACAGCGTgaatttgtgcatgatttgatttgtttacCTATGACTGGTCTTGACCTCATTttgggattggattggttatccaagaatcatgttttgcttgattgttctgaGAAGTCAGTACAGTTTATGCCGAAAGGGTCGGAAGcaccggttgtggtgaatagttactatttgaattctatgatagtaaactattctggaactgaatgtcagggtattatgttattaactgcgggagtatcaggtgatgatcagagtttagagcaaattccggttgtatgtgaatttccagatgtgtttccggatgatattaatgaatttccacctaaccgggaAGTTGAATTCGTAATTGATTTAGTGCCTGGAGTCAGTCCGATTTCAAttactccttataggatgtcacctttagaaatggctgaactAAAAGCTCAGTtggaagatctgttgggtaagcattttatccgaccaagtgtttctccgtggggagcaccagtattactggtaaagaagaaggatgggagtaTGCAGTTGTATGTCGACTATCGGTAGTTGAACAAGATCACTATGAAGAATAAATATCTGTTgcctagaatcgatgatctaatggatcagttacagggtgccggtgtgttttctaagattgaccTGCGATTCgggtatcatcagataagggttagatGCGAGGATATTCCAAAAACTGCTTTCAGGACgtgttatggtcattatgagtatacagtgatgtcttttgggttaactaatgtcccggcagtatttatggattatatgaacaggattttccgaccgtatctggacaagtttgttattgtcttcgTTGATGACATTCTTGTTTACTCTAAGACTGAAGAGGAGCATGCTGATCACTTGCGAACTGTGCTGCAAATTCTAAGAGACGGGAAGTTgtatgctaagttatctaaatgtgagttttggaagagtgaaGTAAAGTCTCTCGGCCATgtggtgagtaagcaggggatagctgtggatcctgctaaggtggaggcagtgatgaattgggagcgaccaacttcagtgacagagatcaGGAGTTTTCTAGGTTTGGCGGGATATTATCGCAGATTCATTAAGGGATTTTCACAGCTCGCCTTACTTTTAACTAAattgactaggaaggatacgcCTTTTATCTGGACTTCGGAGTGTGGGGAGAGTTTTAAAGCACTGAAGCACAGGTTGACTACTGCACCTGTGTTGGTATTGCCCGAACCaagtgaaccgtttgaagtgtactgtgatgcatcaCTGAAGGGTCTAGGGTGCATtctgatgcagcaccagaatgttgtagcatacgcctcacggcaATTAAGGCCGCATGAAATGAACTATCCGACACATGATTTGgaacttgctgctgttgtgtttgctttaaagatctggaggcactacctctatggcgttaagtttcatgttttctcagaccataagagtttgaagtatcttttttagcagaaagagttgaatatgcgtcagaggaggtggatggagtttctgaaagattatgattttgaattgaattatcatccaggaaaagcgaATGTTGTGGCAGACGCCTTGAGTCGGAAatctttatatgcagcttggatgatgttACAGGAAGAAGAATTACTAAGGGCAAttcaaggtttgaatttgggGGTTAAAGAAGAATTTGGAATTctgtgtttgagtcagttgcagatctcaagtgattttaaatcagaacttctAAAGGCTCATCGGGATAGTGAAacgttacgtaaggtattaccagcAGTTGAACAGGGAAAATAATGGAGAGCGTCAGAAGGACATGATGGTTTGTGGAAGTTCAAGAATCGGATTGTTATGCCAGATATTGGAGACCTGCGACAGAGTATCTTGAAAgaagctcataagagcgggttTTCAATTCACTCGGGGAGTACTAAAATGTATCAGGATCTGAAAGTGATGTTCTGGTGGCGAGGTATAAAGAATGACGTAACattgcatgtatctaaatgtttaacgtgtcaaaaggttaagattgagcatcagagaccatcagggaCCCTTCATCCTTTGGAGATTCCataatggaaatgggagagtatcacaatggattttgtgataggtttgcctagaactcgatctggttgtgacgctatttgggtggttgtggatcgactgacaaaatcagctcactttcttcctatcCGAATAAGTTGCACAATAGAGGAATTGGCTCGAATGTATATCAAAGAGATTGTCAGGTTGCATGGTGTGCTTTCTACTATCATATCTgacagagatcctcgtttcacatcaaggttctggggagcttttcagcgtgCATTTGGGACTTAGTTAAACTTGAGTACTGtgtatcaccctcagacagatggtcagtcagaaagaactattcagaccttggaggatatgctaagggcttgtgttttggaccagccggtgagttgggatcggtatatgccattagtagagtttgcttataataatagctatcatGCAAGCATCgaaatggctccatatgaggctctgtatggcaggaaatgtcaatctccgttgtgttggtatgaaactggagaaaggagtttattagggctgagatgatagctgaaacgACTGAGCAGATAAAGAAGATTCATAGTCGAATACTTATAGCCCAAAGCCGCCAGAAAAGTTATGCTGATCAGAAGCGAAAGCCTTTGGAGTTTGAAGAAGGAGAACATGTCTTTCTGAAAGTTACACCAACCACTGTtgtgggaagagctattaagactaagaaattgaatccccgttatattggaccgtttgagattctgaAGAGAATTGGACCAGTGGCTTATAGAATTTCCTTACCGCCATATCTTTCAAATTTGCACGATGTGTTCCatgtgtcacagcttcggaagtatactcctgacgcAAGTCATGTTCTGGAACAAGAACCAATCcaagtaagagaagatctaacacttccagtaattccagtaagaattgatgatactaataTTAAACGATTACGCGGAAaggaagtatcattggtaaaagtAGCTTAGAGTCGAGCTGGTATTGAGGAACATACCTGGGAACTCGAATCAGATATGCGAAAAGACtatccacatctcttttcaggtaactagatctgaattttgagggcaaaattcttcattaggtgggtaggatgtaaaccccggttaaattagtagataattagtcaataaattagtttttaataaagaagattaTAAATGtaaaaattatatcaaattaggatagagatcgtcgaaacgagaattttgacactaatttcgaaaaaaaaaacagtccaaaattggaccgaaaggaccgaaccggttgaaccggacccgAATCGGGCTATCGGCCCAACCGGACCAGCCCTTTTAAGTGAACCCAACAATGCCTTCTCCCTCATTTGGTTGCAGCAGCGTGAAACGCTTCCAAGGAGGGGAGAAAGCTTTCGTAACCTTACGGTAAATTTCCGAtccccgtaacttctccgtctgagctccaatcgccgcaccgtttgcggccacgcgttcaccgtgtCGAGCTCTACATCTCTACCGAAAAAATTTCACTGGTAATTTGTTTAATCACTCTCAACTCTCTTTTCCCCTAATTTTCCAATTTTTAATGGGaaggttgaatttctttgatttctaatgttttaggatccaattagcgtgaggaaaacgttcactcttgcttatgtgaagcttgggtaaggtgaggatatgataattttattttaatttcattgaatttgagctttgagtattaaattggatatatatgtgttatgaatgtgtattaggttgtgaataaataattggagcttgaaattgtgaatactggaacttggaggaagcggattagttgagattttgagggctgtgttcttttaggaaaattgtcttggaataatacttgggaatcggctaagATAAGGTTTagatttcttgcatttaatatataatgttctatgaaaacttaggctagatgaccataggataagttggaatgtaggtgtatgtttaatgtttagtaatttgtcgatgaatatatttggttgaagtttattggataattagttattaattttggatggtgaatgttgttatgttaatttggagagaattatggttgaatgttattgGAGATTGTTATGAtaatgaggaagggtatgttgaattgaaaagaatgcatgtttggacccgaaaagggtggcaaagtccgagttttagaggagatgctaccgaaattttataaaaagatttagattcaaaggttatatggtttgattttgagttattaagaaaatgagcatgttttaagtttgattcatttagaaaagaatgaattatgttttgaattggaactattgatagACGGAAATGGAAGGTGTGATAATGatggataaggattgaatatgattgacgtataatgatgaatgagatgcgattgagaatgatgtggatgttgatgaattataattgaattatttatatggcttatgaatttgaataatctgagatacgagattccctggattaagtgttgtggcttgccaccacgtgtaccatgttgaaaactcgatactctgttgaccctacgacgtaagtgtgactgggcactatataaattcccgggaatgttacccccattgagaaatattgattatttgagaaaaaactatgcatagactcttggggatgcacgtcgggggacagtctaagtacaattcagacttgtcgggttggctggataaccgacagataagcctcatcagccataggacaggcatgcatcatatgcatattacttgaattacttgctagtgctttaattgggtgtgcctatatgtacttgccatgctaaatgtatatttgttacctgTAGTAATTGTAATCTTCTTGTACTTgcctttatctgtctatttgtctgtgGAAATGcgtgatggagttggaggtatggagcaATGGaagtatgggacttagatttaaggttaagttaagttaggtttaaatatttttagaaaaccaccttttatggcttctgtttaatactttaagctctataatctgagtgtcggcgttctaggattgcctctggcattcccaggaccttatatattatgtgtgtggcacctttaccatactgagaacctctggttctcatttcatactatgttgtttttcagatgtaggtcgagaggcatctcgttaggcgtctggactcttgaagcggagtggttacagggttattttgttatgttatgatgtatatatatgtacttggttttctctccgcataacttgttcttttgatcctcctagaggtttatggagaggcaggattgtgtatatgtacttttgggttttggatatgtatgtatatatatatgtaaatattctctggccagtcttgacttcacaggctgagttaggagcttgttattttgtatctttggcactctattcctacttctgttgtCATATGTTCAATAGTTATGGTTTCCTtggcacgcaagttaactcgttccttgagcgttgcgcttttatttcgcgatttttgtttcctctattcttcaaggctcctatcatattataattcttctgctattatatgtactcattttattttagagattgtaataccacaccacctctattttacgacttaagcgtaaagcttagtatggtagggtgttacacctcCCCCGATCAGGCAATTTTTGATAGGATAGAAGCTCATTTGGATTCAAGTTATTACAAGAGCAAACTACTTTCTTCCACAATGGACACTCCTCCTTtgagaaccaccaccaccacttaaacagaagGGATGTGTTGCGAACCATAGCATCTCCAACTCTCAGCCTGCCCAATCTCTTAGGAGTCTGGACCACTTCCCACTTAACCATTGCCGTACCATTCCTCCCGTCCTCCTTACTCCGTAGAAATCTTATTTACAAGGAAATAAGtttctctgcaacagcttttggcATCTTGTATAGGCTCAAATAATATTCCGGAAGGCTATTTAGCACAGATTTGATAAGCACCAACTTACCGGATTTATTTAGCGCATTGGCTTTCCAGAGGCTCAACTTTTCCTCCACTTTGTCTATTATTGACTTTCACGTCTTAACCAACCGTGGGTTCACACCTAATGAGATGCCCAAATATTTAACTA is a window encoding:
- the LOC107637176 gene encoding uncharacterized protein LOC107637176 — translated: MSTHGRGRGRGRGRTGTVTPAPIGTDPVDFMAALGNMAAAMQATAEALGNQINHGNHGNNNDEDGPMTLATFLKVHPPTFRGTSNPTYADNWIQDMERALQAQQVPEEQWVEFGTYQLQGEAQYWWQRTQRILQPDGAAISWELKQGQMTIAEYTSKFEELCCFSRICQGVPEDFAEWKCIKYEGGLRSDILSFVAPMEIRVFSELVNKSRVAEDCVRKAAAEKGSLRVPFQRPSGRNFAPRGRNFKRGGFLPQQTQGQGYDLKVYNATHEAMVTRIGCPQVLFRVQQREFVHDLICLPMTGLDLILGLDWLSKNHVLLDCSEKSVQFMPKGSEAPVVIRVRCEDIPKTAFRTCYGHYEYTTEEEHADHLRTVLQILRDGKLYAKLSKCEFWKSEVKSLGHVLALLLTKLTRKDTPFIWTSECGESFKALKHRLTTAPVLVLPEPSEPFEVYCDASLKGLGCILMQHQNVVAYASRQLRPHEMNYPTHDLELAAVVKSECCGRRLESEIFICSLDDVTGRRITKGNSRLIGIVKRYVRYYQQLNRENNGERQKDMMVCGSSRIGLLCQILETCDRVS